The genomic stretch TGGTCACGGCGAGGTACTGGTCACCGGCGTCCTTGCTGTACGAATAGTCGGTGCGGCGGGAGTAGCCAGAGTTCGGGTCACGGTTCTGGTAGTTGCTGGTCGTCTGGTCGGTGAATGCGGCGCGGGCCTCGGTCGCCCACGCGCCGACCTGGCTCTCGGCTGCGGTGGGGGCTCCCTGGGCCCGCTCCACGTTGCCGTACACCCAGCGCTCGGGGTGCCGCAGGGCGACCAGCGCAGCCTCCTGAAGCATGCGGGCCAGGCCCTCGTTGGTGTCGGGATCGCCAGTCTGGGCCACGCGCTGCAGGGCACCCTTGACCTCGTCGCCCTCGGCCAGCAGCAGCTGCACGCTGACCGCCTGCGCGGTGCCGCTCAGGGTCGAGAGCATGCCGCTCCCCACGCCGCGGGCCCCGCCGCCCCCCAGGCTGCGCCGCATCGCCCCGACCACGCCAAAGATCACCACCCCGAAGATGATCAGCGGCACGATCCCGAAGCCGCTCAGGCCACCGCCTCCGGAGTAGCCCCCGCCGTAGCCGCCACCGTTGATGATCACCGGCCCGAAGCCCCCGCCCCCCGAGTAGCCGCCCCCACCGGAATACCCGCCGCCACCCGAGTAGCCGCCCCCTCCGCCCCCACCGCCCGACGATCCCCCGCTGGAGCTTCCGCCGAAGCCGCCGCCGGACTGGGCGCTGCCCAGGTGGCCGGGGAACACGGTCAGCAGGAGGACGACGGTGGCGAGCACCCCCAGCCAGCGCACGGCCGGGACGATGCGGTGGGCGGCTCCGGAGCGGGCTACGGTGTGGCGCATGCCAGGAGTCTACGGCGCACGGGGGACAGGAGTCTGCGCGGCTACACTCCGGGCATGACTTCTTCCCCCCCGTTCGAGGACGCCGCCGTCGTCACCCTGGATGCCGGGCAGTGGCAGGACTTTCTGGACAGCCTGTACGAACGTGACGACACGCTGGCCGTGCGCGAACCCGGCGGCACCTACACCCGCGACGAGGCCGTCGACGCCTACACCCTGAGTGCCCACGCCGAGGCCCTCCAGAGCGCCGATGTGGACGGCGACGTGTGGGGCACCCTGGAGGACATCGACGAGACGGCCGAGACGGAGGAGGACGCGTGGGCGAAGATCACCGCCTTCTACCTGGACCGGGACTGCGTGCTGGTGCGCGTGACCGGACTGGACGAGCCCGAGGAATGGATCCTCGCCCGCACCCTCGCCACCCGTGTGGGGCTGCTGCGTCCAGGGGCGTAAACCCGGTGTAAACACAGGCTCATCCCGCGTTTGTGTGTGCCGCGTAGGCTGGGCCTCATGTTGAACCGTAGCGAAGGTCATTTTCCCATCAAGCGGCTGCTGGTGCTCGGGGCACTGATCGGTGCCGGCGCGTACTACTTCAGCCGCGAACAGAACCGCCGGGCCCTCGACGCCAAGCTGTCCGAACTGGGCCTGAAAGATGCCGCGCAGGACGTGGGCCAGAGCGTGACCAAGGGCTGGGAGAAGACGAAGGACGCCGCCAGCAGTGCCGGGGCCGTGATCGCCGACAAGGCGGGCGACGTCAAGGACGCCGCTGCCGGCGGGGCGAGCGCCGCCGTCGACAAGGCCAGGGAAGTCGCCGGTGACGTCAAGGATGCGGTCGGCAAGGCCGCTGACACCGCCCGTGAAGCGGTCACCGGGGCGGCCGATACCGCGAAGGATCACGCGCCGGACGTGGCGGCCCAGGCGAAGGAGGTGGCCGCCGACGTGAAGGCCGCTGCCAGCGACGCCGCCGCGAAGGCCAGCGACTCGTCCCAGGATCTGGCGGCGAGTGCCCGCAATGCCGCCCGCGACGTGAAATCCAACATGGAACAGAGTGCCGCGAAGGCCCGGGACGACGTGCAGGCGACGGCCCG from Deinococcus sp. AB2017081 encodes the following:
- a CDS encoding DUF1517 domain-containing protein → MRHTVARSGAAHRIVPAVRWLGVLATVVLLLTVFPGHLGSAQSGGGFGGSSSGGSSGGGGGGGGYSGGGGYSGGGGYSGGGGFGPVIINGGGYGGGYSGGGGLSGFGIVPLIIFGVVIFGVVGAMRRSLGGGGARGVGSGMLSTLSGTAQAVSVQLLLAEGDEVKGALQRVAQTGDPDTNEGLARMLQEAALVALRHPERWVYGNVERAQGAPTAAESQVGAWATEARAAFTDQTTSNYQNRDPNSGYSRRTDYSYSKDAGDQYLAVTIAVAAHALGTLPPAGVTTMAEARAALQTISAVSAGDLIRAEVVWSPDMEGEFLSEDEAIQKYPKLTKL
- a CDS encoding desiccation-associated late embryogenesis abundant protein codes for the protein MLNRSEGHFPIKRLLVLGALIGAGAYYFSREQNRRALDAKLSELGLKDAAQDVGQSVTKGWEKTKDAASSAGAVIADKAGDVKDAAAGGASAAVDKAREVAGDVKDAVGKAADTAREAVTGAADTAKDHAPDVAAQAKEVAADVKAAASDAAAKASDSSQDLAASARNAARDVKSNMEQSAAKARDDVQATARTAADKTEKAANDVADAAAKAKRSADRRA